From a region of the Nocardioides ginsengisegetis genome:
- a CDS encoding leucyl aminopeptidase family protein codes for MTSPQTLSLPTQASPPEFALSDLRAHAIVGAEVVALPVLPAPDGPDNSVLLGPGADELGADLVVDLLAVLEMHEATGKVGEVTSYPVPQGAPHNEALRWVLLVGVGEQRPEDLRRAGAALGRAVAGRASVATSIASLTDEAGLEAFVVGLMLGSFQFHWRSEAPEKPPVGRVVLTGLPDADELAPALDRALAVGGAGWRARLLATVPSNLKSPEWLAEQARLAGAESGLEVTVWDEQRLVAEGFGGIVGVGQASATPPRLIRMDYAPVKAGRKTPTVVLVGKGITFDTGGLSIKPGEAMVNMKRDMSGGAVVIAVMAALAAVGCPVRVVGLVAAAENAVSGNSLRPSDVVRHYGGRTSEVTNTDAEGRLVMADALAYAVDTIEPDVIVDVATLTGAMKVALGQRTGGFFANNEALARIVDEAGAAAGEPVWRFPLAEAYEEKLASKVADADNAPGGPGAIIAALFLQHFVGSTPWAHLDLASVGDSPSEWHEWTTGPTGFGARLLLQWLRSEDPTGAIS; via the coding sequence GTGACGTCGCCCCAGACTCTGTCCCTTCCCACCCAGGCATCACCCCCGGAGTTCGCGCTCAGTGACCTGCGCGCGCACGCCATCGTGGGGGCCGAGGTGGTGGCCCTGCCGGTGCTGCCGGCGCCCGACGGACCGGACAACTCGGTGCTGCTTGGCCCCGGGGCCGACGAGCTCGGGGCCGACCTCGTGGTCGACCTGCTCGCCGTGCTGGAGATGCACGAGGCCACCGGCAAGGTCGGGGAGGTCACGTCCTACCCCGTCCCGCAGGGGGCCCCGCACAACGAGGCCCTGCGCTGGGTGCTCCTCGTCGGGGTCGGTGAGCAGCGTCCGGAGGACCTCCGTCGTGCGGGTGCGGCACTCGGTCGCGCGGTCGCCGGCCGGGCCAGCGTCGCCACCTCGATCGCGAGCCTGACCGACGAGGCCGGGCTCGAGGCGTTCGTCGTCGGCCTGATGCTGGGGTCGTTCCAGTTCCACTGGCGCTCCGAGGCTCCCGAGAAGCCGCCCGTCGGCCGCGTGGTCCTCACGGGGCTCCCCGACGCCGACGAGCTCGCCCCGGCCCTGGACCGCGCCCTCGCGGTCGGCGGCGCCGGCTGGCGCGCACGCCTGCTCGCGACGGTGCCGTCCAACCTCAAGAGCCCGGAGTGGCTGGCCGAGCAGGCCCGCCTCGCCGGCGCCGAGTCGGGTCTCGAGGTCACCGTCTGGGACGAGCAGCGACTCGTCGCCGAGGGCTTCGGCGGCATCGTGGGGGTCGGTCAGGCCTCCGCCACGCCGCCGCGGCTGATCCGGATGGACTACGCGCCGGTCAAGGCCGGCCGCAAGACCCCGACCGTGGTCCTCGTGGGCAAGGGCATCACCTTCGACACCGGCGGTCTCTCGATCAAGCCCGGTGAGGCCATGGTCAACATGAAGCGCGACATGAGCGGTGGCGCCGTGGTCATCGCGGTCATGGCCGCGCTCGCCGCGGTCGGCTGCCCGGTGCGCGTCGTCGGCCTCGTGGCCGCCGCGGAGAACGCCGTCAGCGGCAACTCGCTGCGTCCCAGCGACGTGGTCCGCCACTACGGCGGGCGCACCAGCGAGGTCACCAACACCGACGCCGAGGGCCGCCTGGTCATGGCCGACGCGCTCGCCTACGCGGTGGACACGATCGAGCCCGACGTGATCGTCGACGTCGCCACGCTCACCGGCGCGATGAAGGTCGCGCTGGGCCAGCGCACCGGCGGCTTCTTCGCCAACAACGAGGCCCTCGCGCGGATCGTCGACGAGGCGGGCGCCGCCGCCGGGGAGCCCGTGTGGCGCTTCCCGCTGGCCGAGGCCTACGAGGAGAAGCTCGCCTCCAAGGTCGCCGACGCCGACAACGCTCCCGGCGGACCCGGCGCGATCATCGCCGCCCTGTTCCTCCAGCACTTCGTCGGGTCCACCCCGTGGGCCCACCTCGACCTGGCCTCGGTCGGCGACTCGCCGTCGGAGTGGCACGAGTGGACCACCGGCCCCACCGGCTTCGGTGCCCGCCTGCTGCTCCAGTGGCTGCGCAGCGAAGACCCCACCGGGGCCATCTCGTGA
- a CDS encoding DUF3117 domain-containing protein: protein MAAMKPRTGDGPLEVTKEGRGIVMRVPLEGGGRLVVELNAEEAGSLGDALKAVVG, encoded by the coding sequence ATGGCGGCCATGAAGCCGCGGACTGGGGACGGTCCGCTGGAGGTCACCAAGGAGGGGCGCGGCATCGTGATGCGCGTCCCGCTCGAAGGCGGGGGACGCCTCGTGGTGGAGCTCAACGCCGAGGAGGCCGGCTCTCTCGGCGACGCCCTCAAGGCCGTCGTCGGCTGA
- a CDS encoding PaaX family transcriptional regulator, with product MHARSALFDVYGDHLRARGSQAPVAAVVRLLDPVGIAAPAVRTAISRMVGEGWLEPVALPAGRGYRTTDRANRRLDEAADRIYRRTEPVWDGSWHLAFVAPPPGRSARTRLRADLGFVGYAELADNVWVSPFHRSELDEVLERAGALVRTARATDIDPPPTGAWDLESLERAYVEWLATADDLIAQQLDAHRDEDEAAFAARFHLVHEWRKFLFADPGLPSSLLPDDWPGRAAGELFASEATRLKPGADRFVARCLDV from the coding sequence ATGCATGCACGGTCGGCGTTGTTCGACGTCTACGGCGACCACCTGAGGGCCCGCGGCAGCCAGGCCCCAGTGGCGGCCGTCGTGCGCCTGCTCGATCCGGTCGGCATCGCGGCGCCCGCCGTGCGCACCGCCATCTCGCGGATGGTCGGCGAGGGCTGGCTGGAGCCCGTCGCCCTGCCGGCCGGCCGCGGCTACCGCACGACCGACCGAGCCAACCGGCGGCTCGACGAGGCCGCCGACCGCATCTACCGCCGCACCGAGCCCGTGTGGGACGGCAGCTGGCACCTCGCGTTCGTGGCGCCGCCGCCGGGCCGCAGCGCCCGCACCCGCCTGCGCGCCGACCTCGGGTTCGTCGGCTACGCCGAGCTCGCCGACAACGTCTGGGTGAGTCCCTTCCACCGCAGCGAGCTCGACGAGGTGCTCGAGCGGGCCGGCGCCCTGGTGCGCACCGCCCGGGCGACCGACATCGACCCGCCGCCCACCGGCGCCTGGGACCTGGAGTCCCTCGAGCGGGCCTACGTCGAGTGGCTGGCCACCGCCGACGACCTCATCGCCCAGCAGCTCGACGCCCACCGCGACGAGGACGAGGCGGCCTTCGCGGCGCGCTTCCACCTCGTCCACGAGTGGCGCAAGTTCCTCTTCGCCGACCCCGGCCTGCCCTCCTCGCTGCTGCCCGACGACTGGCCGGGGCGGGCCGCGGGCGAGCTGTTCGCCAGCGAGGCCACGCGGCTCAAGCCGGGCGCCGACCGGTTCGTGGCGAGGTGCCTCGACGTCTGA
- a CDS encoding enoyl-CoA hydratase/isomerase family protein: MTDSSSTPPGSPDSAVLLDVTDGVATITLNRPDAMNSLDIATKVLLLETVRTVADDPAVRCVVLTGTGRAFCTGQDLKEHVQLLESGGSDQLFSTVDEHYNPIVTALAGMAKPVIAAVNGVAAGAGASLAFACDLRVVADTAGFNLAFANVALSCDTGASYHLQQLVGRARAIELLYFPRTIKADEALELGLATSVVPADGLAAEVGALAARLAAGPTVALGAMRRSVAYSAGHSFEESLAFESSMMTLTGATSDHREAVAAFVNKQKPTFEGR, encoded by the coding sequence ATGACCGACTCCTCCTCCACACCCCCCGGGTCCCCCGACAGTGCTGTGCTGCTCGACGTCACCGACGGCGTCGCGACCATCACGCTCAACCGCCCCGACGCGATGAACAGCCTCGACATCGCCACGAAGGTGCTGCTGCTCGAGACGGTGCGCACCGTGGCCGACGACCCCGCCGTGCGGTGCGTGGTGCTGACCGGCACCGGTCGCGCCTTCTGCACGGGCCAGGACCTCAAGGAGCACGTCCAGCTGCTCGAGAGCGGCGGCAGCGACCAGCTGTTCAGCACTGTCGACGAGCACTACAACCCGATCGTCACGGCCCTCGCCGGGATGGCCAAGCCGGTCATCGCCGCCGTCAACGGCGTGGCCGCGGGCGCCGGCGCCAGCCTGGCCTTCGCGTGCGACCTGCGGGTCGTGGCCGACACGGCGGGCTTCAACCTCGCCTTCGCCAACGTGGCCCTGTCCTGCGACACCGGCGCGAGCTACCACCTCCAGCAGCTCGTCGGCCGGGCCCGCGCCATCGAGCTGCTCTACTTCCCGCGCACGATCAAGGCCGATGAGGCACTCGAGCTCGGGCTCGCGACGAGCGTCGTGCCCGCCGACGGGCTGGCCGCCGAGGTGGGCGCCCTGGCAGCGCGGCTGGCCGCCGGCCCGACCGTGGCCCTGGGCGCGATGCGGCGCTCGGTCGCCTACTCCGCGGGGCACTCCTTCGAGGAGTCCCTGGCGTTCGAGAGCTCGATGATGACGCTCACCGGCGCGACCTCCGACCACCGCGAGGCGGTCGCGGCGTTCGTGAACAAGCAGAAGCCGACCTTCGAGGGACGCTGA
- a CDS encoding M14 family zinc carboxypeptidase gives MRRRLGTVLTALTLLAGSAVSGQTVAPAQAATTAHRAVVEKRVIGKSVQGRPIVAWHLGEQGRPHTAKVVLIATMHGNESAPAQILRALRDGDPILGVDLWVVPTYNPDGLAAGTRRNAHGVDLNRNYPFHWADLDGNYESGSKPASEPETRAMMKFLGKVRPQWILSFHQPLHGVDTDTKRPKFATRVAKALDLPAKSFTCGGVCHGTMTGWFNHNFRGNALTVEYGAHPPRTRMRQVAPRQVLSIFGAWRGEYDFEQ, from the coding sequence GTGCGTCGACGCCTCGGGACCGTCCTCACCGCACTCACCCTGCTGGCCGGCAGCGCCGTCTCCGGCCAGACCGTCGCGCCCGCACAGGCCGCCACGACTGCCCATCGCGCGGTCGTGGAGAAGCGGGTCATCGGCAAGTCCGTGCAGGGCCGGCCCATCGTGGCCTGGCACCTCGGCGAGCAGGGCCGCCCGCACACCGCCAAGGTCGTGCTGATCGCCACCATGCACGGCAACGAGAGCGCCCCCGCCCAGATCCTGCGCGCGCTGCGCGACGGCGACCCCATCCTCGGCGTCGACCTGTGGGTCGTGCCGACGTACAACCCCGACGGCCTCGCCGCCGGCACCCGTCGCAACGCCCACGGCGTCGACCTCAACCGCAACTACCCCTTCCACTGGGCCGACCTCGACGGCAACTACGAGTCCGGCAGCAAGCCGGCCTCGGAGCCCGAGACCCGGGCGATGATGAAGTTCCTCGGCAAGGTCCGGCCGCAGTGGATCCTGAGCTTCCACCAGCCGCTCCACGGCGTCGACACCGACACCAAGCGGCCGAAGTTCGCCACGCGCGTCGCCAAGGCGCTGGACCTTCCAGCCAAGTCCTTCACGTGCGGCGGCGTCTGCCACGGCACGATGACCGGCTGGTTCAACCACAACTTCCGGGGCAACGCCCTCACGGTCGAGTACGGCGCCCACCCGCCGCGCACGCGCATGCGGCAGGTCGCACCCCGCCAGGTCCTGTCGATCTTCGGCGCCTGGCGGGGCGAGTACGACTTCGAGCAGTAG
- a CDS encoding DivIVA domain-containing protein, giving the protein MWLFAILIVLAMGGIAALAAGRGTPLAEEYGDRPDLGLPASGPLASDDLRRVRFSLAFRGYRMSEVDALLDRLATQIESRPDPGAADERSTNPEGRGDQPPA; this is encoded by the coding sequence ATGTGGCTCTTCGCGATCCTGATCGTGCTCGCCATGGGCGGGATCGCCGCGCTCGCCGCGGGCCGCGGCACCCCCCTCGCCGAGGAGTACGGCGACCGCCCGGACCTCGGCCTGCCCGCCTCGGGGCCGCTCGCGTCCGACGACCTGCGGCGCGTGCGGTTCTCGCTGGCCTTCCGCGGCTACCGGATGTCCGAGGTGGACGCGCTGCTCGACCGGCTGGCCACCCAGATCGAGTCGCGCCCCGATCCCGGGGCCGCCGATGAACGGTCCACGAACCCGGAGGGTCGTGGCGACCAACCCCCGGCGTAG
- a CDS encoding TIGR00730 family Rossman fold protein, with the protein MKDRYTGPVLKRRHQAEETETTDQRLLDSRGPTDWVHTDPWRVLRIQAEFIEGFGALAELGPAISVFGSARTAADHPTYALAEEVGRKLAEANFAVITGGGPGSMEAANKGASQAGGVSVGLGIELPFESGLNQWVDKGINFRYFFARKTMFIKYSQGYVVLPGGVGTLDELFEALTLVQTVKVTRFPIVLLGTTYWQGLLDWMRDTQLAEGTISQRDLDFLTLTDDVDEAVALMVAARNGDLS; encoded by the coding sequence GTGAAGGACCGCTACACCGGCCCGGTCCTCAAGCGTCGCCACCAGGCCGAGGAGACCGAGACCACCGACCAGCGCCTCCTCGACAGCCGCGGCCCGACCGACTGGGTGCACACCGATCCCTGGCGGGTGCTACGCATCCAGGCCGAGTTCATCGAGGGGTTCGGGGCCCTCGCCGAGCTCGGGCCGGCGATCTCCGTCTTCGGCTCGGCGCGCACGGCGGCCGACCACCCGACGTACGCCCTGGCCGAGGAGGTCGGCCGCAAGCTCGCCGAGGCGAACTTCGCGGTCATCACGGGCGGCGGCCCCGGCTCGATGGAGGCCGCCAACAAGGGCGCCAGCCAGGCCGGCGGCGTGAGCGTCGGCCTCGGCATCGAGCTGCCCTTCGAGTCCGGCCTCAACCAGTGGGTCGACAAGGGCATCAACTTCCGTTACTTCTTCGCCCGCAAGACCATGTTCATCAAGTACTCCCAGGGCTACGTCGTGCTCCCCGGCGGCGTCGGCACCCTCGACGAGCTGTTCGAGGCGCTGACCCTGGTGCAGACGGTCAAGGTGACCCGGTTCCCGATCGTCCTGCTCGGCACGACGTACTGGCAGGGCCTGCTCGACTGGATGCGCGACACCCAGCTGGCCGAGGGCACGATCAGCCAGCGGGACCTCGACTTCCTCACGCTGACCGATGACGTCGACGAGGCGGTGGCCCTGATGGTGGCCGCCAGGAACGGCGACCTGTCGTGA
- the dapE gene encoding succinyl-diaminopimelate desuccinylase — protein MPHLDLDLDAVTLTEQLVNIESVSQDERAIADAVEAALRPLDHLTVTRHGHTVVARTDLGRGERVVIAGHLDTVPVNDNLPARREGDLLHGLGTCDMKGGDAVILRLAKHVTEPNRDVTFILYEAEEIDAEFNGLTKLSASNPELMTGDFAILMEPSNAVVEAGCQGTLRVDVRTTGERAHSARSWKGVNAIHKASGILARLEQYDARRPVIDGLEYHEGLNAVFIRGGVAGNVLPDECVVEVNFRFAPDRSEAEAEQFVRDFFDGYDVTLTDSAPGALPGLDVPAAKAFVEAVGGEVNPKFGWTDVARFTGLGVPAVNFGPGDPMLAHKQEEHVPVEHIERCERLLRTWLGAGS, from the coding sequence ATGCCTCATCTGGACCTCGACCTCGACGCCGTCACCCTCACCGAGCAGCTGGTCAACATCGAGTCGGTCAGCCAGGACGAGCGGGCGATCGCCGACGCCGTCGAGGCGGCGCTGCGCCCGCTGGACCACCTCACGGTCACCCGCCACGGCCACACCGTCGTGGCCCGCACGGACCTCGGCCGCGGCGAGCGCGTCGTCATCGCCGGCCACCTCGACACCGTGCCGGTCAACGACAACCTGCCCGCGCGCCGCGAGGGCGACCTCCTGCACGGACTCGGCACCTGCGACATGAAGGGCGGCGACGCGGTCATCCTGCGGCTCGCCAAGCACGTCACCGAGCCCAACCGCGACGTCACGTTCATTCTCTACGAGGCCGAGGAGATCGACGCGGAGTTCAACGGCCTCACCAAGCTCTCCGCCAGCAACCCCGAGCTGATGACCGGCGACTTCGCGATCCTCATGGAGCCCTCCAACGCCGTCGTCGAGGCGGGCTGCCAGGGCACCCTGCGCGTCGACGTCCGCACCACCGGCGAGCGCGCCCACAGCGCCCGCAGCTGGAAGGGCGTCAACGCCATCCACAAGGCCTCCGGCATCCTCGCCCGGCTCGAGCAGTACGACGCCCGCCGGCCGGTCATCGACGGGCTGGAGTACCACGAGGGCCTCAACGCCGTGTTCATCCGCGGCGGCGTCGCCGGCAACGTGCTCCCCGACGAGTGCGTGGTCGAGGTCAACTTCCGCTTCGCGCCGGACCGCAGCGAGGCCGAGGCCGAGCAGTTCGTCCGCGACTTCTTCGACGGCTACGACGTCACCCTCACCGACAGCGCGCCCGGAGCCCTGCCGGGTCTCGACGTGCCCGCGGCCAAGGCGTTCGTCGAGGCGGTCGGCGGCGAGGTCAACCCGAAGTTCGGCTGGACCGACGTTGCCCGCTTCACCGGCCTCGGCGTCCCGGCGGTCAACTTCGGCCCCGGCGACCCGATGCTGGCGCACAAGCAGGAGGAGCACGTGCCGGTCGAGCACATCGAGCGTTGCGAGCGGCTGCTGCGCACCTGGCTGGGAGCCGGGTCGTGA
- a CDS encoding LLM class F420-dependent oxidoreductase gives MRHGIVLFTSDRGITPAAAARAAEERGFDTFYVPEHTHIPVKREAAHPRTGDETLPDDRYTRTLDPWVSLATAAAVTSRIRLSTAVALPVESDPITLAKQIATLDHLSGGRVTLGAGFGWNTDELADHHVPAGRRRAVLKEYVEAMRALWTQEEASYEGEFVSFGASWAWPKPVQAHVPLLIGAGGGPKTFRWIAEHADGWMTTPVEQDITGKADALRAAWAEAGRSGSPDLHVLVASRPSPDDLASWAAAGATELIWGVPDAGPEVVEAYLDKLAGRLGVTPG, from the coding sequence ATGCGCCACGGCATCGTCCTGTTCACCTCCGACCGCGGGATCACCCCCGCGGCAGCCGCGCGGGCGGCCGAGGAGCGCGGGTTCGACACGTTCTACGTCCCCGAGCACACCCACATCCCGGTCAAGCGCGAGGCGGCCCACCCCCGCACCGGCGACGAGACGCTCCCCGACGACCGCTACACCCGGACGCTGGACCCGTGGGTGTCGCTGGCCACGGCGGCCGCGGTCACCTCCCGGATCCGGCTCTCGACCGCCGTCGCGCTGCCCGTCGAGTCGGACCCGATCACGCTCGCGAAGCAGATCGCCACGCTCGACCACCTGTCCGGCGGGCGGGTCACGCTCGGCGCCGGCTTCGGGTGGAACACCGACGAGCTCGCCGACCACCACGTCCCGGCCGGGAGGCGCCGTGCGGTCCTGAAGGAGTACGTCGAGGCGATGCGCGCCCTGTGGACGCAGGAGGAGGCGTCGTACGAGGGCGAGTTCGTGTCGTTCGGCGCCTCGTGGGCCTGGCCCAAGCCCGTGCAGGCGCACGTGCCGCTGCTGATCGGCGCCGGCGGCGGACCGAAGACCTTCCGCTGGATCGCCGAGCACGCCGACGGCTGGATGACCACACCGGTCGAGCAGGACATCACCGGCAAGGCCGACGCCCTCCGGGCTGCCTGGGCCGAAGCGGGGCGGTCCGGCTCACCGGACCTCCACGTCCTCGTCGCCAGCCGCCCCTCCCCCGACGACCTCGCGTCCTGGGCGGCCGCGGGCGCGACCGAGCTGATCTGGGGCGTGCCGGACGCCGGCCCGGAGGTCGTCGAGGCCTACCTCGACAAGCTCGCGGGCCGGCTCGGGGTCACGCCCGGCTGA
- the ileS gene encoding isoleucine--tRNA ligase: protein MTYPKVSTNAEGGVPSSPRFPEIEERVLAYWEADDTFQASVDQRDAGENGANEFVFYDGPPFANGLPHYGHLLTGYVKDLIPRYQTMRGKRVERRFGWDTHGLPAELEAMRQLGIKTTDEIVEMGIEKFNAACRESVMKYTGDWREYVTRQARWVDFDNDYRTMNPEYMESVIWAFQQLYDKGLVYEGFRVLPYCWNDETPLSNHELRMDDDVYQNRNDPAVTVGYPLDATGEDEVLDGAHILIWTTTPWTLPSNLAVMVGSDIEYVVVEAAVPGTDRTARYLLAEARLASYARELAGPDGEPVVLGRYRGADLVGRTYTPPFTYYAGHDRAFRVVAADDAVTTTDGTGVVHTAGAFGEVDKEVTDREGIEAVMPVGKDGRFTHPVDDYAGMLVFDANPHVIDHLKAATRNYSSVEPAETQGAVSPGTILLRRESYEHSYPHCWRCREPLIYKGVSSWFVEVTAIKERMLELNEQIRWVPDHIKQGQFGKWLENARDWSITRNRFWGSPVPVWKSDDEAYPRIDVYGSFEQLERDFGVEVKDLHRPYVDDLVRPNPDDPTGKSMMRRVPDVLDVWFDSGSMSFAQVHVPFENSDWFEHHFPADFIVEYIGQTRGWFYTLHILATAIFDRPAFETCVSHGIVLGSDGNKMSKSLRNYPDVREVFDRDGADAMRWFLMSSPILRGGNLVVTEQGIRDSVRQVLIPLWNSWYFFQLYANAAGEGYDAQASTASQDPLDRYLLAKCRQYVAQMTDQLDNYDVANACDSTRSFLDVLTNWYIRRSRDRFWGDNAEAFDTLYTVLEVVCRVTAPLLPLTTEEIWRGLTGGRSVHLTDWPTVDELPGDDALVAAMDQVRDICSATSALRKAGNLRNRLPLSLLSVVVADPAALAGFEGIISDELNVKAVRLLADDAPEAAAYGVSQKLTVNARAAGPRLGKDVQTAIKGSKSGDWSVADDGTVTAGGLALVEGEYTLETVAGSADDASVTGMLPRGGFVVLDTAVTPELAAEGLARDLVRAVQQARRDAGLEVSDRIALTIGGSPAVQAAARTHESLISSETLASSFAVGEANGDGTAVTVGDNEKATVAVSRA from the coding sequence ATGACCTACCCCAAGGTCTCCACCAACGCCGAGGGTGGCGTCCCGTCGAGCCCCCGCTTCCCCGAGATCGAGGAGCGCGTCCTCGCCTACTGGGAGGCCGACGACACCTTCCAGGCCAGCGTCGACCAGCGCGACGCGGGGGAGAACGGCGCCAACGAGTTCGTCTTCTACGACGGCCCCCCGTTCGCCAACGGCCTGCCGCACTACGGCCACCTGCTCACCGGCTACGTCAAGGACCTGATCCCGCGCTACCAGACGATGCGCGGCAAGCGCGTCGAGCGCCGCTTCGGCTGGGACACCCACGGGCTGCCCGCCGAGCTCGAGGCCATGCGCCAGCTCGGCATCAAGACCACCGACGAGATCGTCGAGATGGGCATCGAGAAGTTCAACGCGGCCTGCCGCGAGTCCGTCATGAAGTACACCGGTGACTGGCGCGAGTACGTCACCCGCCAGGCGCGCTGGGTCGACTTCGACAACGACTACCGGACCATGAACCCCGAGTACATGGAGTCGGTCATCTGGGCCTTCCAGCAGCTCTACGACAAGGGCCTGGTCTACGAGGGCTTCCGCGTCCTGCCCTACTGCTGGAACGACGAGACGCCGCTGTCCAACCACGAGCTGCGGATGGACGACGACGTCTACCAGAACCGCAACGACCCGGCGGTCACGGTCGGCTACCCGCTCGACGCGACCGGCGAGGACGAGGTCCTCGACGGCGCCCACATCCTCATCTGGACGACGACCCCGTGGACCCTGCCGTCCAACCTGGCGGTCATGGTCGGCTCCGACATCGAGTACGTCGTCGTCGAGGCGGCCGTCCCCGGCACCGACCGCACCGCGCGCTACCTGCTGGCCGAGGCGCGGCTGGCGTCGTACGCCCGCGAGCTCGCGGGCCCCGACGGCGAGCCCGTCGTGCTCGGTCGCTACCGCGGCGCCGACTTGGTCGGCCGCACCTACACGCCGCCGTTCACCTACTACGCCGGGCACGACCGGGCCTTCCGCGTGGTCGCCGCCGACGACGCGGTCACCACCACGGACGGCACCGGCGTGGTCCACACCGCCGGCGCGTTCGGTGAGGTCGACAAGGAGGTGACCGACCGCGAGGGCATCGAGGCGGTCATGCCGGTCGGCAAGGACGGCCGCTTCACCCACCCCGTCGACGACTACGCCGGCATGCTGGTCTTCGACGCCAACCCCCACGTCATCGACCACCTCAAGGCCGCGACCCGCAACTACTCGTCGGTCGAGCCTGCCGAGACCCAGGGCGCCGTCAGCCCGGGCACGATCCTGCTGCGCCGCGAGTCCTACGAGCACTCCTACCCGCACTGCTGGCGCTGCCGCGAGCCCTTGATCTACAAGGGCGTCTCGTCGTGGTTCGTCGAGGTCACCGCGATCAAGGAGCGGATGCTCGAGCTCAACGAGCAGATCCGCTGGGTGCCCGACCACATCAAGCAGGGCCAGTTCGGCAAGTGGCTGGAGAACGCCCGCGACTGGTCGATCACCCGCAACCGCTTCTGGGGCTCCCCGGTGCCGGTGTGGAAGAGCGACGACGAGGCCTACCCGCGCATCGACGTCTACGGCTCCTTCGAGCAGCTGGAGCGGGACTTCGGCGTCGAGGTGAAGGACCTGCACCGCCCGTACGTCGACGACCTGGTGCGCCCGAACCCGGACGACCCGACGGGCAAGTCGATGATGCGTCGCGTCCCGGACGTGCTCGACGTGTGGTTCGACAGCGGCTCGATGAGCTTCGCGCAGGTGCACGTGCCGTTCGAGAACTCCGACTGGTTCGAGCACCACTTCCCGGCGGACTTCATCGTGGAGTACATCGGCCAGACCCGCGGCTGGTTCTACACGCTGCACATCCTGGCGACGGCGATCTTCGACCGGCCGGCGTTCGAGACCTGCGTCAGCCACGGGATCGTGCTCGGCTCCGACGGCAACAAGATGTCGAAGTCGCTGCGCAACTACCCCGACGTGCGCGAGGTCTTCGACCGCGACGGCGCCGACGCGATGCGCTGGTTCCTGATGTCCTCACCGATTCTGCGCGGCGGCAACTTGGTCGTCACCGAGCAGGGCATCCGCGACTCGGTGCGGCAGGTGCTGATCCCGCTGTGGAACAGCTGGTACTTCTTCCAGCTCTACGCCAACGCCGCCGGTGAGGGGTACGACGCCCAGGCGTCGACCGCGTCGCAGGACCCGCTCGACCGCTACCTCCTCGCGAAGTGCCGCCAGTACGTCGCGCAGATGACCGACCAGCTCGACAACTACGACGTGGCCAACGCGTGCGACTCGACGCGGTCGTTCCTCGACGTGCTCACCAACTGGTACATCCGCCGCTCGCGCGACCGGTTCTGGGGCGACAACGCCGAGGCGTTCGACACCCTCTACACCGTGCTCGAGGTCGTGTGCCGGGTGACGGCACCCCTGCTGCCGCTGACGACCGAGGAGATCTGGCGCGGCCTGACCGGCGGGCGCTCGGTCCACCTGACCGACTGGCCGACCGTCGACGAGCTGCCCGGTGACGACGCGCTCGTGGCCGCGATGGACCAGGTCCGTGACATCTGCTCGGCGACCTCCGCGCTGCGCAAGGCCGGCAACCTGCGCAACCGGCTGCCGCTCTCGCTGCTCTCCGTCGTCGTGGCCGACCCGGCCGCGCTCGCCGGCTTCGAGGGGATCATCTCCGACGAGCTCAACGTCAAGGCCGTGCGGCTGCTGGCCGACGACGCGCCCGAGGCCGCGGCGTACGGCGTCTCGCAGAAGCTGACCGTCAACGCCCGCGCGGCCGGCCCCCGCCTGGGCAAGGACGTGCAGACCGCCATCAAGGGCTCTAAGTCCGGCGACTGGTCGGTGGCCGACGACGGCACCGTGACCGCGGGCGGGCTCGCACTGGTCGAGGGGGAGTACACCCTCGAGACCGTCGCCGGGTCCGCCGACGACGCGTCGGTGACGGGCATGTTGCCGCGCGGCGGCTTCGTCGTGCTCGACACGGCCGTCACGCCCGAGCTGGCCGCCGAGGGCCTGGCCCGCGACCTGGTCCGCGCCGTCCAGCAGGCCCGTCGCGACGCCGGCCTCGAGGTCTCCGACCGGATCGCGCTGACGATCGGCGGCTCGCCCGCCGTGCAGGCGGCCGCCCGCACCCATGAGTCGCTGATCTCGAGCGAGACCCTCGCGTCGTCGTTCGCCGTCGGCGAGGCCAACGGCGACGGCACGGCCGTGACCGTCGGCGACAACGAGAAGGCGACGGTCGCCGTCAGCCGGGCGTGA